In the genome of Paramormyrops kingsleyae isolate MSU_618 chromosome 5, PKINGS_0.4, whole genome shotgun sequence, the window CCTGGCCTCAGCAAGACAGCCACCGCCAGCCCCAAGAAACCGGAGGGCGGCGGTGCACCGGTGCCAGTGAGCAAGTCCTCCAAACCCAAGCGGCCGGCACAGCCCCTGTCTGCCAGCGGGGAGCCGGCAAAGGAAGAGGAGCCTCCAAAGCCGGCGGACGTCGCAGAAGCCGCTGCCGTTGCTGGATCTGTGACGGCAGCTACCGAGGCGACACCTTCAGAGCCCCAACTCGCAGCAGAGCAAGAGCCGGCTTCAGTCGGTCAACAAGAGGCGCAGCTCCAGCCTGAGCTGGATGTGCAGCCGACGTCTACGGCAGAGGTTGAGCCAGTAGTAGAAGCCCTAGCTCAAGAAGTAGACCAGGCTCCCCCTAGTGTTGATGTGCTGCCATCTTCACCTGCAGGCCCAACTGAAGGACAGTCTCCACTAGATGATCAAAGTCGGCTATCACCTAAGATTCCTAAAAATTTGTCCCCGGAGATGGGGAAACAAGAAGAAGGTGCAGAGAAGGTCTGTAAACCAGTAATGGAGGCGGATATGTTTGTTCCTAAGAATGTAGGTGCAGGAGAACTTGTTGATTTGGTGGTACAGCCTGAGCTCACTACTCTAGTACCAGCCGAGGTCTTCACAGCTGAAACGCCTGTCCTTCTGGCTCAAGAGCCTGGACTGGCTGTTGAAAAGGCAGATGAAGAGATCAATGAAGATAATGACTATGGTGGTGATGTtgaagaggaggagaaggaggttAGCCAGCAGATATCGGTGTCAGAGATGAGTGGGACTCAGCCGACCGAGGACTCCCGGCCTGGTTCTGCGGGACTCGCTGGGTCCATGTGGCGGGGTGGTGCCCTGGTGTCAGAGCTGGACTCTGAGGATGTTAGTTGCAGCCAACAGGGGGCATCAGAGCTGAGTGCACCAGGTGTGCTGGAAGGCACTGAGAGCCTGGATGACCTAGGAGAAGCCAGCCTCAAAGGGGCTGATGGCGAAGGAGCATCTGCGGGTTCTCCTGACCTTGAGATTGTACCAGACATTCCAGCTAAtgaggaggatgaagatgatgaagatgaagaggaCCGTGTGTATGACATGGAGGTAGGCTCAGAGAGGGCGGAGGACCCTCGTAGGGCACGGCAGGAGGGTGAGGACGAAGAAGAGGACGAAGATGTCGAGATGGCGAGTGAAGGTGTGACTGAGAGTGGACTGGAAAGCTACGGTAATGCAGATGAGGACGATTTTGCTGAGGATGATAGGCTAGACAACCTGAACCGTGCCCAGCCGCACCTCCTGCTCTCGACAGCCCCAGCTCCACACTGGGCCCAGGCCAACCCATTGGGTGAATCCTGTACACAGCCCCTACCGCTAGCTGCCTCTGCTCTGCTCGTGAGCCCTTCCTCTGACCCCTGGCAAGCAGACCCAGATACGCCCGTCCAAGCTCCTGCTGAACCTTGGATGGAGTTTTGTGCTCCTGTCGTTCCCCAAGTTCAGGAGCCAGTCTTCCACCTCCAGGTTATTCCAGAGCCACGAAGCGATGACGTCCAGCCGCCTCCTGCGGCACCTGCTGTGGAGGAGAACCTGATGTCCGTGGAGCCCATAGGCCTGCCTGTACCTGCCCGGGGCATGTCCCAGTCGAGCACTCTCAGCGGGACGGAGCTGGCCGCCCAGAGCAGCAGTGACACCAGCACGCCTGAGGAGCTGCGCGAGTACAACAGTAGCTCCGGAGTGGAGTCTGAAGACAAGCTGAAGACCCCAATGCCTCAGCAGCAGCCTGATGTCGAGCAGGACATGAGCCTCCCCCTGGAAAGGGgcgagggggaggaggaggaggcggagaCCCTCCCAGCCGACGAGGTCCTCGGGGGTCCGGCAACCGCACCGGCGTCGGATCCCTCCTCTCCCTCGGCCTCGGAAGACGAGGCGAGCGACACTGAGGGAGAGATGCTGGTCCACGACCCCGGCACGCTGGGTTCCCAGACCTTGCCAGCTACCGAAGAGCGTGAGGAGGCTGGGCAGCTGCCCTACGGGGAGGGCGAGGATGGCGGGGACACGCCCCAGTCTGCCAACTCTGTGGCATCCTATGGTTTCGACTGCACTACGTCCAACTCCAACGCCCACTCCACCCAGAGCCCCGGAATCTTCTCCCTGGAGAACGAGGACCAGCTGCTCGAAGAGACCAAGGACCCGACCATCAAAGAGCTCACCCTGGGGGCCGCTACGGCAGAGCCGCCACTGGGGGCACCCGTAGACCTCCTGCCCCTCGGCGCCCTCAGGGAGATTCAGTCCAACCCAGAGGAGCAAGAGTACATGCTGTGTGGGAAGCGAGTGGCAGAGAGTCCCATAGGGGAGACTGCCCCCCCCAAGGCCGGcctccccctcactccccaGGAGGCCAGGGAAGGCACTGACGGCCAGCCTGCGTACTACTCTGCTATTTGTGAAAAGACTGATAGCGTTCTTGCAGGTAACGTATAGTCTCGCATTTGTGattgcccgccccccccccctcccccctctctcgtGTTTGTTGTGGATTTTCACTCCAGTTGGAAAGCAGGGAGGGCAAATGAGAgaaagtttaaaataaaataataaaaaaaaaaacctagatAGTGCCACTTCCCTCTATATTGctattatgattataatattaatatatggCTTAAAGTCCTGTATGTGCAATAGCTACTATTTaccatgaatttttttttatcaaataaGCCTGAAGGATTGACTGGTGGTCTGTTGTGAAGAAGACAaaagaaatgtaaaatgaaCTTGACCTTGTGTATTTGTCCTGCTCTTTTTACTGAACAAATGTTACTgaatttatttgctttttttctcctcccattgagtaaacccccccccccccccttgcccatTTTCCTGCACTTTACAGTTAGATCCCCTTTGTTACTTTTGAGTATTTACCATTTTAGCTTTAAATAAAGATTAGatatttaacattatttatgcatttcccAGTTGGTCTTTTCACTGCGGGCTGCTGGAGTGTTCTATTAACGTCTGGGGGTGAGATGGAGCTGCACTACTTTTTGTTTTGGACCACGTTTCACTTTGTTCCAAGCTTAGGCTTGTatgtttttatgtgcatttaattTTCACTGTGATTTTAGTGCCAGTGAAATTCAATTAATCAGGCTCAACTATAAGAGCCTTCGTTTTATGTTCTTCCCAattatacacacattttatcaCCTATGTGCAGTTTCCTAGGGCTTAGTGGCCTTGTGGGAGTACAGTAGTGGCTCTTTGAACACGTAAATGAAATACGAAAGACAGAACAAAACACTATCAGCAA includes:
- the prr36a gene encoding uncharacterized protein prr36a — protein: MKPDGVDTASMEPMEAIGAEPLVEGTATEEDPQQDPLQSHSDEAEKQQQPEMAAAPPAVQEGNSKPADAKTKAKGPGKTKPGAAAVKSSTAGPGSRPGTAQNRPVNGVQKPLSNGVQRKVTGAVPEKKPSASAAASRKPAAAAAAGSAKVPAKVPARKSGGSSNGGPGAAVPAQPKKGPAGGPAGGPADGAKAKPKMAASKPAAAKPDRSAVSRATRPAGGPPPPRPTSTTTAGKPVVNSTTTSRPASSRATAPPAGRNTAAQPTKPTTPAKKDVSKLTTVPVKKPAAAPTRAPPAKTAKSDAPKTSAAARPEPAAKRALSANKPADAKTSRPKPQDGKPAATRVGTASPRSIGSKPGLSKTATASPKKPEGGGAPVPVSKSSKPKRPAQPLSASGEPAKEEEPPKPADVAEAAAVAGSVTAATEATPSEPQLAAEQEPASVGQQEAQLQPELDVQPTSTAEVEPVVEALAQEVDQAPPSVDVLPSSPAGPTEGQSPLDDQSRLSPKIPKNLSPEMGKQEEGAEKVCKPVMEADMFVPKNVGAGELVDLVVQPELTTLVPAEVFTAETPVLLAQEPGLAVEKADEEINEDNDYGGDVEEEEKEVSQQISVSEMSGTQPTEDSRPGSAGLAGSMWRGGALVSELDSEDVSCSQQGASELSAPGVLEGTESLDDLGEASLKGADGEGASAGSPDLEIVPDIPANEEDEDDEDEEDRVYDMEVGSERAEDPRRARQEGEDEEEDEDVEMASEGVTESGLESYGNADEDDFAEDDRLDNLNRAQPHLLLSTAPAPHWAQANPLGESCTQPLPLAASALLVSPSSDPWQADPDTPVQAPAEPWMEFCAPVVPQVQEPVFHLQVIPEPRSDDVQPPPAAPAVEENLMSVEPIGLPVPARGMSQSSTLSGTELAAQSSSDTSTPEELREYNSSSGVESEDKLKTPMPQQQPDVEQDMSLPLERGEGEEEEAETLPADEVLGGPATAPASDPSSPSASEDEASDTEGEMLVHDPGTLGSQTLPATEEREEAGQLPYGEGEDGGDTPQSANSVASYGFDCTTSNSNAHSTQSPGIFSLENEDQLLEETKDPTIKELTLGAATAEPPLGAPVDLLPLGALREIQSNPEEQEYMLCGKRVAESPIGETAPPKAGLPLTPQEAREGTDGQPAYYSAICEKTDSVLAGGCELQPNQQPPPAQSQANHVGSVEWKTYSQPPSAHLSPAWQPTDLQSSTPQAQPNLQLRRLEQHQKHLQQIQERQEQQNRERRKELELEAELRELEEEEENEKEDEEKLWREQRRKLEKQRQDLLQLQFQHQQQELKHRQQILQWQQELVQQQQQHKTQSAVLQSPTSVLCTIYEAKEASDEEGEEVGDDMVEEKNSELEERVTVERQEGGMQEEEKGEDPQVDQGDPKTPNLAPLLRPTKLSPRADQAQLGLDWDKKVDIVQQLINQTLLLAGDGCPPLLLLPGGGGGTLSPLESSMWPTLLPPLTPPSATVTSVSSFSPEDQGSSPQGEWTVVELETHH